In Candidatus Abyssobacteria bacterium SURF_5, a single window of DNA contains:
- a CDS encoding GIY-YIG nuclease family protein → MTNASRTLYTGVTNDLIRRVYEHKNKLVPGFTARYNIGRLVYFEETQDVRTAIDREKQIKGWRRERKIKLVESINPEWRDLSKEFY, encoded by the coding sequence ATGACAAACGCATCAAGAACCTTGTATACGGGCGTAACGAATGACCTGATAAGACGTGTCTACGAACATAAGAATAAGCTTGTACCCGGTTTCACTGCAAGATATAATATCGGGCGTCTTGTTTACTTTGAAGAGACTCAGGATGTTAGAACAGCAATAGATCGAGAGAAACAGATCAAGGGGTGGCGGCGAGAGCGGAAAATAAAGTTGGTGGAGTCAATCAATCCTGAATGGAGAGACTTGAGCAAAGAATTCTATTGA